The Streptomyces venezuelae genomic interval CCATGGCCGACCTCAAGGGCACCCTGGACCACATGGTCCAGGCGCTCTTCGGCCCGGACATGAAGACCCGGCTCCGCCCGAACTTCTTCCCCTTCACCGAGCCGTCCGCCGAGATGGACATGCTCTGCTACGTCTGTCGCGGCGAGTCCGTCGGCAACCCGGACCGTCCCTGCCGCACCTGCGGCAGCGAGGGCTGGATCGAGCTCGGCGGCTGCGGCATGGTCAACCCGAAGGTGCTCGTCGCCTGCGGTGTGGACCCCGAGAAGTACAGCGGATTCGCCTTCGGGTTCGGCATCGAGCGGATGCTGATGTTCCGCCACAACGTCGACGACATGCGAGACATGGTCGAGGGTGACGTCCGTTTCACCCGACCGTTCGGGATGGAGATCTGATGCGGGTCCCGCTTTCTTGGCTGCGGGAGTACGTCGACCTGCCGGCGACGGAGACCGGCCGCGACGTCCAGGCCAAACTCATTTCGGCGGGCCTCGAGGTCGAGACCGTCGAGCAGCTCGGCACCGGCCTGACCGGTCCCCTCGTGGTCGGCAAGGTCCTGACCATCGAGGAACTGACGGAGTTCAAGAAGCCCATCCGCTTCTGCACCGTCGACGTCGGCCAGGCCAACGGCACCGGCGAGCCCCAGGAGATCATCTGCGGCGCCCGGAACTTCGCCGTGGGCGACAAGGTCGTCGTGGCGCTGCCCGGCGCCGTCCTCCCCGGTGACTTCCGGATCGCCGAGCGCAAGACGTACGGCCGGGTGTCCCGCGGCATGATCTGCTCCGGCGACGAGCTGGGCATGGGCGACGACGGCACGCACGGCATCATCGTGCTCCCGCCGGAGTATGAGATCGGCATCGACGCCACGGTCCTCCTGGAGCTGTACGACGAGGTCCTCGACATCGCCGTCACCCCGGACCGCGGCTACTGCCTCTCGATGCGCGGCGTCGCCCGCGAGACCGCCACCGCGTACGGCCTGCCGCTGCGCGACCCGGCGCTCCTCGACGTGCCCGCGCCGAACGCGTACGGCTACCCGGTCCAGGTCTCCGACCCGATCGGCTGCGACCGCTTCACCGCGCGGACCGTCGTCGGCCTCGCGCCCGAGGCACGCTCCCCGATCTGGCTGCAGCGCCGCCTGCAGAAGGCCGGCATGCGCCCGATCTCGCTGGCCGTGGACGTCACCAACTACGTGATGCTGGAGCTCGGCCAGCCGCTGCACGCCTACGACCGGAACCGGCTCGACGGCCCCGTCGGGGTGCGCCGCGCCGAGGCCGGCGAGAAGATCACCACCCTCGACGGCACCGTGCGCGTCCTGGACGCGGCGGACCTCGTCATCACCGACAACCGCGGTCCCATCGGCATCGCGGGCGTCATGGGCGGTGCCAACACGGAGATCGCCGATCCGGTGACCGACCCGGAGACCGGTCTCGTCACTGGCACCTCCGAGGTCGTCATCGAGGCCGCGCACTTCGACGCGATCTCGATCGCGCGCACGGCCCGCCGGCACAAGCTGTCCTCCGAGGCGTCCAAGCGCTTCGAGCGCGGTGTCGACCCGCAGGCCGCCGCCGCTGCCGCGCAGCGCACCGTCGACCTCCTCGTGCTGCTCGCGGGCGGTACGGCCGAGGCCGGCGTCACCGAGATCAGCGCCCCGTCCGCGCCGCGCACGATCGCCATGCCGGCGAACCACCCGGACAAGGTCGCGGGCGTCGACTACGGCCGGGAGACCGTCGTCCGCCGCCTCCAGGAGGTCGGCTGCGACGTCTACGGCCAGGACGAGCTCGTCGTCACCGTGCCCTCGTGGCGCCCCGACCTCAACGAGCCGAACGACCTCGCCGAAGAGGTCATCCGCCTGGAGGGCTACGAGAACCTGCCCTCCACGCTGCCGAAGCCCCCGGCCGGCCGCGGCCTCACCGAGCGCCAGCGCACCCACCGCCGCGTGGGCCGCGCCCTGGCCGGCGCCGGTTACGTCGAGGCGCTGAACTACCCGTTCATCGGCGCGCAGGCCCTCGACAACCTCGGTCTCGACGCGGACGACGCCCGTCGCCGGCTCGTGACCCTGGTCAACCCGCTCTCGGACGAGGAGCCCGCGCTCCGTACGACGCTGCTCCCGGGCCTGCTCGGCGCGCTCCGTCGCAACGACAGCCGCGGCAGCCACGACCTGGCGCTCTTCGAGACCGGTCTCGTCTTCCGGCCCGAGGGGCAGCCCGGCATCGCCGTCCGGCTGCCCGTCGACCGCCGTCCCACCGACGAGGAGGTCGCCGAGGTCAACGCCGCGCTGCCCGCGCAGCCGCGCCGCGCCGCCGTCGTCCTCGCCGGTGCGCGCGAGCAGGCCGGCTGGTGGGGCAAGGGCCGTCCGGCCGACTGGGCGGACGCGATCGAGGCCGGCCGGACCGTGGCCGCCGAGGCCGGGGTCGAGCTGATCATCAGCGCCGACCAGCACGCCCCGTGGCACCCGGGCCGCTGCGCCGCGTTCCACGTCGAGGTGGACGGCGAGAAGGTCCTCGTCGGCCACGCCGGCGAGCTCCACCCGCGCGTCGTGAAGGCCTTCGGCCTCCCGGCCCGCAGCTGCGCCATGGAGATCGACCTGGACCTCCTGGAGAAGGCGAACGAGGGCCCCCTGAAGGCTCCCCGTATCTCCTCCTTCCCGGTCGCCACCCAGGACGTCGCCCTGGTCGTCGCCGCCGAGGTCCCGGCCTCCGAGGTCGAGACCGCGCTCCGCGAGGGCGCGGGCGAACTCCTCGAGTCCGTCCGTCTGTTCGACGTCTACACGGGCGACCAGCTGGACGAGGGCACCAAGTCCCTGG includes:
- the pheT gene encoding phenylalanine--tRNA ligase subunit beta, giving the protein MRVPLSWLREYVDLPATETGRDVQAKLISAGLEVETVEQLGTGLTGPLVVGKVLTIEELTEFKKPIRFCTVDVGQANGTGEPQEIICGARNFAVGDKVVVALPGAVLPGDFRIAERKTYGRVSRGMICSGDELGMGDDGTHGIIVLPPEYEIGIDATVLLELYDEVLDIAVTPDRGYCLSMRGVARETATAYGLPLRDPALLDVPAPNAYGYPVQVSDPIGCDRFTARTVVGLAPEARSPIWLQRRLQKAGMRPISLAVDVTNYVMLELGQPLHAYDRNRLDGPVGVRRAEAGEKITTLDGTVRVLDAADLVITDNRGPIGIAGVMGGANTEIADPVTDPETGLVTGTSEVVIEAAHFDAISIARTARRHKLSSEASKRFERGVDPQAAAAAAQRTVDLLVLLAGGTAEAGVTEISAPSAPRTIAMPANHPDKVAGVDYGRETVVRRLQEVGCDVYGQDELVVTVPSWRPDLNEPNDLAEEVIRLEGYENLPSTLPKPPAGRGLTERQRTHRRVGRALAGAGYVEALNYPFIGAQALDNLGLDADDARRRLVTLVNPLSDEEPALRTTLLPGLLGALRRNDSRGSHDLALFETGLVFRPEGQPGIAVRLPVDRRPTDEEVAEVNAALPAQPRRAAVVLAGAREQAGWWGKGRPADWADAIEAGRTVAAEAGVELIISADQHAPWHPGRCAAFHVEVDGEKVLVGHAGELHPRVVKAFGLPARSCAMEIDLDLLEKANEGPLKAPRISSFPVATQDVALVVAAEVPASEVETALREGAGELLESVRLFDVYTGDQLDEGTKSLAYALKFRATDRTLTVDEATAARDAAVALASERTGAVLRGA